Within the Acidipropionibacterium acidipropionici genome, the region CCACACGATCGCCTACCGCCGGGCGACACCGGGTTCCCCGGCCCCGCCCGCCCAGACCCGGATCTCCAACCTCGGCCCACTGGCACGTCGGGAACACCGCGCCAAGACCGCCGGCATCTGGAAACTGAGCCAGCCCGAACCCGGCGTCTACCAGTGGACCAACCGCACCGGCAGACGCTGGAGGGTCACCCGCGGCCGCACAGTCAGGCTCCCCGATCAGGCGCCCGACCAGGCCCGGGCCGATCGCCCGCGCACCGGATCGCGCCGCAACGACCGGATCGACCTCGTCTACTCACACGCCGTGACGCTCTGACCCTCGCCGTTTCCTGACCACAACTGCGTCACCGCGGCTAACGTGCGGAACAGATCGCGGCAATGAGGAATGAGCGTCGGGGGGCTTCAAGTGGTGGATACGGTCAGGATCGCGGACTATTTCTCGCGCGTGCTGAGGAGGGGTCAGCTGGAGAAGGTGACCTTCTCCCCCGACACAACCCATCTCGCCGTGCCGAGACCGCAGCTCGACACCGGATCCCTGGCCGACGACGACGTCAAGACCCTGTTCGACGCACACCGAAGGAGCCACCCGAAGGAACGACAGGACAAGGACGCTCCACTCCCAGTGGTGATCTCACTGGTCTCCCTCAGCGTCGGCTCTGGCAGGCAGCGCGGCCTCCTGCTCCTGGCGGCGCAGTTGTTCCGCGACGGGCACCTGGAAGCCGAGCTGGAGGCCGGGTCCTCCCCGTGGATCCCGGCCGATCGCCTCAAGACCCCCAATGTGGCTGAGCTGGAGCTCATGGTCGGCGAACTGCGAGCATTCGGGAAGTACTCCCGTTCGGAACTCGGCGCCGACCTCTCCCGGACGGCGTCCTTCACCGACGCCGTCAACCTCAGCGCACACCTGTTCGAGATGGTCTCGGGCCAGACTGTCGAGCGCTTCGCCGCCAGCCACGGCCGGCGCGGCGCGGTCGAGTACGGGCTCTGCTACATCCAGGAGATGGACCGCTTCAACGTGGTCGGCCCGCTGCTCGACGTCTACGACTACCTCAAGCACCAGAAGGCCGCGCCCGCACTGGTGAACCGGATCTGCCAGGGCTGGACCGGCCAACGACCCCCCGGCAGTTCGATTCACGACGGCAACGGACTGTTGGTCGCGGCGTCGCGATCATGCGGGTCGATGGGCGACGAACACCCCCTGACGCCGTCGCAGCGCCTCGCCGTGCACGCATTTCTGACCGGCGACGAGATCACTGCGGTCAGCGGTCCGCCGGGCACCGGCAAGACGACGATGCTCCAGGCCATTGTGGCGAGCCTGGTCACGAGCAGAGCACTCAACGAGGAGGATCCGCCCGTCATCGTCGGCACCTCCACCAACAACCAGGCCGTCACGAACATCATCGACTCCTTCGCGAAGGTCGCCAAGGACGAGCATGGCCCGTTGGACTTCCGCTGGCTTCCCGCGGAGAAGGACGGCAGCGCCGCCGAGGAGCCCATGAGGTCCCTGGCCGTCTACTGCCCGTCGGGCGGGAAGTTGGAGGATGCCAGGAAGAAGTACCTCGTCGAGCAGACCAACAGGAGCGAGACCTACACGGCCTACAGCGGCGAGGAGTACATATCCGGGGCTACCGACAGATTCGTCATGAATGCGGATCGATTCCTCGGGGGGATGACGGACGTCCCCCACCTTCAGCGGGTGATCCACGAGGCGCTGAAGGAGGTGGATCGATTCCGGACCGACCTCATCGCGGCGATGGCGAAGCGTGGAAACTCGCACCGATACCGCTCGCTGTTCAAACGCGTGGACACGTCGCAGTTCCTCGGCAGAATTCCCGGAGTGGCAGGTCTCAAGGACTGCCAGACACTCGAGGATCTCGATCTGAAGCTCGACACCACGCTGCGATATGCCGAGTTCTGGCTGGCGGTGCACTACTTCGAGGCAACGTGGCTGACCTCTGAATACATCGACCCGGACGAGCGGTGGAAGAGAGACCCCGACGTCAGCGGCCGGTACTGGCGGCAGGCCGCGGCATTGACGCCGTGCTTCGTGATGACCGCCTACCAGGTGCCGAAGTACTTCCAGTTCTGGACCAAGCCGGACGAGCCGACGAGTTTCGACGAGGGCCGGATCGACCTGCTCATCGTCGACGAGGCCGGCCAGGTGGACACCCCGGTGGGGCTCCCGGCCCTCGCGCTCGCTAAGCGGGCCCTGGTGGTCGGCGATGAGAAGCAGCTGGCCCCGGTGTGGTCGATCGACGAGGAGACCGACCGCGAGGTGGCCGAGGACGCGGGTAGCCGTCCGCAGACATGGAAGGCATCTCTGCAGCCGAGAGGTCTCACCTGCTCGGCGACGTCGAGCCTCATGCGGGCCGCGAGCCATGCGTCGAGATGGAGCTACGGGCAGGGACTGCCCGGCCTGTTCCTGTCCGAGCATTTCCGCTGCCACCCCGACATCATCAGCTTCTGCAATGAGCTGCTGTACGACGGCTTGCTGGAGCCCAGACGAGACCCCGGCAGTTCGAAACTCGATGGGTTGACGCCGGCATTCGTCTTCAAGGAGGTGCCGGGTTCGCAGGACTCCCAGCGTGGATCCAGCCGCATCAACGAGGTGGAGGCCAAGGAGATCGCGGCGTGGATCGTCGGAAACTATCCGCGCTACTTCGACCTCTACAACTCAAGCGAGTCGGACCCGAACAAGAAGGTGAAATCATCCGACATCATCGGTGTTGTGACGCCGTTCCGTGCCCAGGCGGATCTCATCATGACCGAGCTCAAGAAGGCTGCCACGGTGCCCGATGCGCCCGCTGATCTCCCAGATCGGTTGTGGAATCAGATCACGGTGGGCACGGCGCACAGTCTCCAGGGAGCGGAGCGCCAGATCATCCTGTTCTCGGCGGCCTATGGGGAGAGCAGTGCCCGGTCGGGGTTCATCGACGCGACTCCGGAACTCATGAATGTGGCGGTGTCGCGGGCCAAGGATCTGCTCATCGTCTTCGCTGCGGCGAACCGGTGGGGCAACGGCCCTGTGTTCTCGGTGATATCGCACTTCGCGGAGAGAATCTCACCGGAGCCCCGACCCACCGCATCCGTCCCCGTCGACGTCGAAGCCCCGGCTCCCGGAGAGGTCGAGCATCAAGCCACGCCGTCATCGCCCCAGGCTCCGTCGACACCCGACTTACCGGTCCCCACGGAAGAACAGGCGACGTCCACATCAGGTCCGATCGCCTCGCCCGGAAGAGCGCTCAATGCGACGTCGCTCCTGAAGTCCTGGCAAGGGGCCGGCGATCTCCGAGCCGAGGACGAGCATCTCAACGCAGCGGCCCTCAATCTGAGACTCAAGGAGGCCGGGATCCTCGACGGGAAACCCGGGAGCTGGCAGCCGTCCCGGCTCGCGGAGGTCCTGGGTGTCGTCGTGGAGGAGAAGACGGACGGCAAGGGCGAGGCTTACTCCTCACTCACCTTCACCCCGCAGATGCAGAAGCTCATGCTCTCCCTGTACCACGACGGACAGCTCTGAGCCCCCACCGATCTCCCACCCCGCCCACGGGCCCCGATACGCTCCAGATCGAGCACACGTTCGGGAGGAGGCCCTGACATGCCGAAGAGGAGCAGTGAGCACCTGGCGGCCAGGCGGGAGCACATCGCCACCGCGGCCGAGGAGGTGCTCGTCGACAAGGGCGTCGCGGAGTTCTCCACCACTGCGGTGTGCCGCCGGGCCGGCGTCAGCATGGGCAATCTGTACGCCTACTTCCCCTCCAAGGAGGACCTCCTCGACGCCCTCGTCACCCGCGCCTTCCAGGCCCGACAGCAGTGGCTCGACGCCGACTCTCTGCCGGAACTGCGGGCACGCCTCCGCGACCTCATCGCATTCCTCCAGACTCCCGACGGCTACCGCTCATCCCGCCTCGACGTCGAGCTCGGCCTGGTCGCCCACGCACACCGGCGCCCGGCCGACGCCCTCGCCTCATCGACTCTCCACGACGCCGTCAAGGCCACCCTCGCCCGCCTCGCCGGACCAAACACCGACGCTGACAACACCAGCATCGCCGCCGACGCCCTCACCGCCCTGGTCGCCGGCTGGAGCTACCTCGTATCGCTCGGCCAGGGCGTCCCCGACCATGCGATCGAGTCCGTCGACCAGTTCCTGGCCCTCCTCGAGGCCCCCGATCCGTCCGAGGGTTGATACTCCCTTGTGACTCTGATCCATCCGACGTTCAATAAAACGAGAGAGTTCTCGCTTAGATCGGAGCGTCCGATGACCCAGGAGCACCCGTTCCCCGTCGAGGCGAACGACACCCCCGCCACCCAGCTGCTGCACGACGCCCTCCCCCAGCGATGGCGGGGACTGTTCACCGCACCCATCGTCAATCGCTTCCTGACATGGACCGACGCCGAGGCCCGCGTCCAGGCCGCCGCCCAGAAGGCGGGCGCGCAGATCATCACCGTGGGCGAGTCCCGCCAGCACCGGCCCCTGCACCTCTACCGGTTCGGCGAGGCCACCCGCCGCACCTTCTGGTACGCCGGCCCCCACGCCAATGAGCCCGTCGGCGTCTCCACCGTCGTCTCCCTGGCCGAGGCGCTCGCATCCCACCCGGAGTACTTCGACGCAGCCGGGTTCGACCTCATGGTCTGCGTCGACCCTGACTCCCATGTCGCCAACGAGCACTGGTTCCCCGGCTACGCGGGCGGCCTGCGCAGCTACTACGAGAACCTCTACCGCCCCGCCCGCAGCGAGTTCTGCGACTGGGACATGCCCTTCGAACTCGACGCCGGCGACCGCACCTTCCGCCGCGAATCCCAGCTCCCCGAGGGCGATGCCCTGCGCAAGGCCCTGGACATCAGCCGTCCGCAGATCGTGATGTCCCTGCACAACGCCGAGGTCGGCGGCATGTACATCCACCAGATCGGCGGCACCAAGACCCTGGCCGGAGCACTCTCCACCATCCCGGGCGCGTTCTCGATCCCCACCGAGCCCGCCCCCATCGACGCGCCTGGCGAGCAGCCCATCGCCCCCGGCGTCTTCCCCCTTCCGAGCATCCCCGACATGTACGGCCCGCTCTTCGACCTGACATCCGACGACCCGCTGAACATCCTTGTCATGGGCGAATCGGCGATGACCTGGTCACTGCGATACGGCGCCGTCTCGCTGGTCACCGAGGTGCCCCTGTGGTCGCCGATCGACGCCCTCCCCGAGCCCGGACAGACTCTGGCCGACGTCACCACCGGGTCCGCGGACCGCCTGCGCGGCATCGCCTACTGGCTCACCGCCTTCTGCGAGCAGAACGCGGCCCTCCTGCCCTCCTCCGACGCCCGGGCACGCTCGGTCCGCGACTCCATCGGCATCCTGGCAGGGCTGTCGGCGATGCTCACGGCGCTGGCCGGCTCCCCCGACGGCCCGAACCCGGCAACCGAGGAGGACGTACGGCGCTGGTGCCTCATGCTGAGCCTGAGCGTCCCGCTGCGATCCCTCGGCATGCTGCTGGGAGCGCTGCGCGTCAACAGCGCCCCGGACGGCGTCATCTCCGAGGCCCAGGAGAGGTTCGACACCTTCGAGGCGCTCCTTGAGGGCTACCACTACCGATTCCACGGGGTGGACGTCGTGTCCGGCATTCAGATCGCGGCCGGCGTCGCGGCGATCGAGAATCTGGAGGCCGAGCAGTGAGCACGGCCGATCTGAACCGGATGCTGGCCGATCTTCGCGAGCTCGTGGCGATCCGCTCGGTGAGCGCCGATCCGTCCCGGGCCGGCGACGTCACCGCCTCCGCCGAGAAGGTTGCGGCCCTGTTCCGAGGCGTCGGGGTGGAGACGCAGGTGGTCTCCGCCGGTGGTGCTCCGGCGGTGATCGGACGCCGTGAGGGCCCGGCCGGGGCGCCGACCGTGCTGCTGTATGCCCATCACGACGTCCAGCCGGTGGCCGATGGCTGGCGCACCGACCCCTTCGCTCTGACCATCGACGGGACACGCGCCTATGGCCGCGGAGCCGCAGATGACAAGGCCGGGGTGGCGGCGCACCTCGAGGCGCTGCGGCTGCTCGGCGACGATCTGCCGGTCTCGGTCGCGGTGCTCGTCGTGGGTGAGGAGGAGGTCGCCTCCCCCACTCTGGGCGCCATCATCGATGCCCATTCCCAGACTCTTCGCGCCGACGTCGTCCTGGCCCCCGACGCGGTCAATGCCGGCGTCGATGCGCCGGCGATCACGACGTCGCTGCGCGGGATCCTCAATGTGCGGATCGGCGTGCGGACGGCCGCCCGGGCGGTGCATTCGGGGATCTACGGCGGCGTCCTGCCCGATGCTCTCGGCGTGCTGGTGCACCTGCTCGACAGCCTCACCGATGACGCCGGGCAGGCGGCGATCCCCGGGATCCCCGCCGATCCGGACCCTACCGATCCGAGTGCCGCGATGAGCGCCTCGGAGGTGACAGAAGCCGCGGGAGCGGTCAGCGGCCTGAGGGTGGCCTCGGACGAGATCGCCGCCGATCTGTGGACGCGGCCGTCGGTCACCGTGCTGGGGATCGACGCCCCGCCGACCGATGCGGCGTCGATGGTGCTGACCCCGCAGGCCCGGGCCGTGGTGAGCCTGCGGCTACCCCCTTCGGTGTCGCCGCAGGAGGCCGAGGCGGCATTGCGGGCTCATCTTGAGTCGCAGAACCCGGCGGGAGCCGAGGTGTCGGTCGAGGTGCTGCTCGGCGGCCGGGGATGGTCGGATTCCGGCACGAATCCGGCGGGCGATCTGGTGCTGAGTGCCTTGTCGGGGGCATACGGGCGGGACGCCGTGACGTTGGGCGTGGGCGGTGGGATCCCGTTCATCCAGACGTTGACCGAGCGCTTCCCGGGGATCGAGCCGGTGATCACGGCCGTGCAGGATCCGTCGTCGGCGGCCCACGCGGCCGACGAGTCGGTGTCGCTGCGGACGCTGACTGCGGCGGCCGAGGCGGAGGCCGAGATGCTCCGGCGGATCGGGGCCGTCAAGTGACCCGGACGATGACCCTTCCCGATGGCAGGACGATGGCGTGGGAGGAGTACGGGGCGGCGGACGGCCGTCCGGTTCTGTTTCTTCACGGGACGCCGGGCGGCCGGTTGAGCGCTGCCAAGTACGAGCCTTTCGCGCTGGCCCGGGGGCTGCGTCTCGTGGCCCCCGATCGACCCGGCTACGGGCTGAGCACCGCGCGGCCGGGGATGACGCTGTCCGACTACGCGGAGGCCCTCCTGGACCTGTGCTGGTGGCGCGGCTGGGGCCCGGTTCCCGTGGTGGCCGGTTCGGCGGGAGCGGCCTACGCCCTGGCTCTCGGGGCTGCGGCCTCGGAGATGGTGACCGGGGTGTCGATCTTCTCCGGCATCGCGCCCATGACCGACGACGAGGCGAGGACCCTCATCCCGGTGAACCAGCAGCTGCGCTGCGCCGTGGATGATCCCGCCGAGTTGCAGCGCCTGGTCGGTCAGGTGCGCGACGCGATCCTGGCCGGAACGCTGAAGGGCCTGCCCGAGGATCCCGCCCTGACTGACGCCCTGAAG harbors:
- a CDS encoding AAA domain-containing protein, which gives rise to MLRRGQLEKVTFSPDTTHLAVPRPQLDTGSLADDDVKTLFDAHRRSHPKERQDKDAPLPVVISLVSLSVGSGRQRGLLLLAAQLFRDGHLEAELEAGSSPWIPADRLKTPNVAELELMVGELRAFGKYSRSELGADLSRTASFTDAVNLSAHLFEMVSGQTVERFAASHGRRGAVEYGLCYIQEMDRFNVVGPLLDVYDYLKHQKAAPALVNRICQGWTGQRPPGSSIHDGNGLLVAASRSCGSMGDEHPLTPSQRLAVHAFLTGDEITAVSGPPGTGKTTMLQAIVASLVTSRALNEEDPPVIVGTSTNNQAVTNIIDSFAKVAKDEHGPLDFRWLPAEKDGSAAEEPMRSLAVYCPSGGKLEDARKKYLVEQTNRSETYTAYSGEEYISGATDRFVMNADRFLGGMTDVPHLQRVIHEALKEVDRFRTDLIAAMAKRGNSHRYRSLFKRVDTSQFLGRIPGVAGLKDCQTLEDLDLKLDTTLRYAEFWLAVHYFEATWLTSEYIDPDERWKRDPDVSGRYWRQAAALTPCFVMTAYQVPKYFQFWTKPDEPTSFDEGRIDLLIVDEAGQVDTPVGLPALALAKRALVVGDEKQLAPVWSIDEETDREVAEDAGSRPQTWKASLQPRGLTCSATSSLMRAASHASRWSYGQGLPGLFLSEHFRCHPDIISFCNELLYDGLLEPRRDPGSSKLDGLTPAFVFKEVPGSQDSQRGSSRINEVEAKEIAAWIVGNYPRYFDLYNSSESDPNKKVKSSDIIGVVTPFRAQADLIMTELKKAATVPDAPADLPDRLWNQITVGTAHSLQGAERQIILFSAAYGESSARSGFIDATPELMNVAVSRAKDLLIVFAAANRWGNGPVFSVISHFAERISPEPRPTASVPVDVEAPAPGEVEHQATPSSPQAPSTPDLPVPTEEQATSTSGPIASPGRALNATSLLKSWQGAGDLRAEDEHLNAAALNLRLKEAGILDGKPGSWQPSRLAEVLGVVVEEKTDGKGEAYSSLTFTPQMQKLMLSLYHDGQL
- a CDS encoding TetR/AcrR family transcriptional regulator, which codes for MPKRSSEHLAARREHIATAAEEVLVDKGVAEFSTTAVCRRAGVSMGNLYAYFPSKEDLLDALVTRAFQARQQWLDADSLPELRARLRDLIAFLQTPDGYRSSRLDVELGLVAHAHRRPADALASSTLHDAVKATLARLAGPNTDADNTSIAADALTALVAGWSYLVSLGQGVPDHAIESVDQFLALLEAPDPSEG
- a CDS encoding M14 family metallopeptidase produces the protein MTQEHPFPVEANDTPATQLLHDALPQRWRGLFTAPIVNRFLTWTDAEARVQAAAQKAGAQIITVGESRQHRPLHLYRFGEATRRTFWYAGPHANEPVGVSTVVSLAEALASHPEYFDAAGFDLMVCVDPDSHVANEHWFPGYAGGLRSYYENLYRPARSEFCDWDMPFELDAGDRTFRRESQLPEGDALRKALDISRPQIVMSLHNAEVGGMYIHQIGGTKTLAGALSTIPGAFSIPTEPAPIDAPGEQPIAPGVFPLPSIPDMYGPLFDLTSDDPLNILVMGESAMTWSLRYGAVSLVTEVPLWSPIDALPEPGQTLADVTTGSADRLRGIAYWLTAFCEQNAALLPSSDARARSVRDSIGILAGLSAMLTALAGSPDGPNPATEEDVRRWCLMLSLSVPLRSLGMLLGALRVNSAPDGVISEAQERFDTFEALLEGYHYRFHGVDVVSGIQIAAGVAAIENLEAEQ
- a CDS encoding M20/M25/M40 family metallo-hydrolase, with the translated sequence MSTADLNRMLADLRELVAIRSVSADPSRAGDVTASAEKVAALFRGVGVETQVVSAGGAPAVIGRREGPAGAPTVLLYAHHDVQPVADGWRTDPFALTIDGTRAYGRGAADDKAGVAAHLEALRLLGDDLPVSVAVLVVGEEEVASPTLGAIIDAHSQTLRADVVLAPDAVNAGVDAPAITTSLRGILNVRIGVRTAARAVHSGIYGGVLPDALGVLVHLLDSLTDDAGQAAIPGIPADPDPTDPSAAMSASEVTEAAGAVSGLRVASDEIAADLWTRPSVTVLGIDAPPTDAASMVLTPQARAVVSLRLPPSVSPQEAEAALRAHLESQNPAGAEVSVEVLLGGRGWSDSGTNPAGDLVLSALSGAYGRDAVTLGVGGGIPFIQTLTERFPGIEPVITAVQDPSSAAHAADESVSLRTLTAAAEAEAEMLRRIGAVK
- a CDS encoding alpha/beta fold hydrolase; protein product: MTLPDGRTMAWEEYGAADGRPVLFLHGTPGGRLSAAKYEPFALARGLRLVAPDRPGYGLSTARPGMTLSDYAEALLDLCWWRGWGPVPVVAGSAGAAYALALGAAASEMVTGVSIFSGIAPMTDDEARTLIPVNQQLRCAVDDPAELQRLVGQVRDAILAGTLKGLPEDPALTDALKPGADGMVADYRNVFGEWGPDPVAVRVPVLWIHGTDDVNAPISAARRLASQLPEARFEEVSGGVHAPSAETLERVFDATP